In the Spirochaetia bacterium 38H-sp genome, AGACTTGCGGGAATTAAGATATCCTGTTTTGCTGCACATTTTTTGCTCAACGCGTTTTCTTCTAATGATACACTTATGTCTGATTATGGGATAGCAGAGTTTGACAGAGTCTCTGAGATTGCATCTGAGCTTGGTACTGACTGCATTATTGTTCCTATCCCTGCTTTCTCTTCCGCGATAGAAGAGCATACAAAATCCAGATTTATAACCAAGCTGGAATCGATGCTTTCTATTGCTGCAAGACACAAAAAATATCTTGCACTGGAAATTATGCCTGACAGCCTTCTATCCTGCATGGATGATATGAGCAGACTGTTTTCCATACTGGATGACAGTCATCTTGGTCTCAACCTGGATACAGGACATTTTAATGCAATGGGCATTCCTCCCCATCTTGTTGCAGACAGTTTTTCCCA is a window encoding:
- a CDS encoding sugar phosphate isomerase/epimerase family protein yields the protein MWGVSPAYFISRFSSAFTPDDMASVMPDIASSGYDACEIEIFYPNRLDEWTSFTSKMLSSSARLAGIKISCFAAHFLLNAFSSNDTLMSDYGIAEFDRVSEIASELGTDCIIVPIPAFSSAIEEHTKSRFITKLESMLSIAARHKKYLALEIMPDSLLSCMDDMSRLFSILDDSHLGLNLDTGHFNAMGIPPHLVADSFSHKIFATHLCDNDSLENLSLVPGDGNINWTTLMDILTKQCAPVSMDIEIICPPEDVTEKYRNALLFLSNKEYKE